Proteins from a genomic interval of Watersipora subatra chromosome 10, tzWatSuba1.1, whole genome shotgun sequence:
- the LOC137405597 gene encoding EF-hand domain-containing family member C2-like, with protein MALPFLPGNNFNKNLGKEKFHKSHHFDYVNRDVAKMLDDKSGIGGVPLPGQDLTPKSSVFPRGEGANQPAWVAFDKQVLSFNGYFQESVVERREEQYRVRPCIVYFYLEDDSIQVVEPRQKNAGLPQGTLIRRHRIPRPAPNDGKFYTVEDFNIGKELTLYGRVFKLTSCDEFTRNFLTKLGVRVPPPDGTPNDPYSDHRKALDESMQPLRPYERFDTLKQFLDHDRHVLRFYCFWDDTDSMFGDPRELVLHYFLADDTIEIREVIPANSGRDAAPVFLRRGPVPKDVAALKQPGEVTERTVLNVFGPTGHGSRYILDSLKTGAIQVETYKDNDLSIGAQLNVWGRKIVLCDCDDFTKEFFRTKYGINDFAAIPYKRQAEPAKSREVPPYNGFGSEEDSLCSCAGLLPKPPRRDFVKFMEKDRCGLESNVLRFLAKMDTTKPIDIDRRFIISYFLADDTLLVFEPPVRNSGMGGGKFLERQRVKKPNQPRYGIELSEYYQASDMFVGNTVELNRFKFTIIDADEYAFRYMEQHSAEFPKCSHQYILDKIRGGTSQQVEDVLSAFQKSDPSRSGCINYDDFIGIIQSVNSDISAQEIMTLARLYGERTQDNHVQTSGLVYLIQDSLRKHNFDIRTNKLQEALLQRDAQKQGYLSENEVVTACKSIRVPVPRDMLAALVARCGRDQQGLIKYTELLEYMDWKTCPVPAPTNYQQGVYNQSWTARSPDDQVHRIQYVKLLGDIYGSAVSAMLEQQN; from the exons ATGGCTCTACCATTTTTGCCAGgaaacaatttcaataaaaat CTTGGAAAAGAAAAGTTTCACAAATCTCACCACTTTGACTATGTGAACCGTGATGTTGCTAAAATGCTGGATGACAAGTCTGGTATTGGTGGTGTACCCTTACCAGGTCAAGATCTCACACCTAAAAGCTCAGTCTTTCCACGAGGAGAAGGAGCTAATCAGCCTGCTTGGGTTGCTTTTGATAAGCAAGTTCTTAGTTTCAATGG GTATTTCCAAGAATCTGTGGTCGAGCGACGAGAAGAGCAGTATCGTGTCAGACCGTGCATAGTTTATTTCTATCTAGAGGATGACAGCATTCAGGTTGTAGAACCGAGGCAGAAAAATGCTGGTTTACCGCAGGGTACACTAATCAGGAGACACAG AATTCCTCGTCCAGCCCCGAATGATGGAAAATTTTACACAGTAGAGGACTTCAACATCGGCAAAGAACTAACCTTGTATGGAAGAGTCTTCAAGTTGACTTCTTGTGATGAGTTTACTAGAAACTTTTTGACAAAACTTGGTGTAAGAGTCCCGCCTCCAGATGGCACGCCAAATGACCCGTACTCTGATCATCGAAAAGCT TTGGACGAGTCGATGCAACCACTTCGTCCATATGAGAGGTTTGACACCCTCAAGCAGTTCCTAGACCATGATAGACACGTGCTCAGGTTCTACTGCTTTTGGGATGACACTGACAGCATGTTTGGAGACCCACGGGAGCTTGTCTTGCATTACTTCTTAGCTGATGACACAATTGAAATTAGAGAGGTCATCCCGGCTAATTCGGGTCGTGATGCAGCTCCAGTGTTTTTGAGGCGTGGACCAGTGCCAAAAGATGTGGCGGCATTGAAGCAGCCTGGAGAAGTGACCGAGAGAACAGTCCTGAATGTCTTTGGACCAACTGGGCATGGCAGCCGATATATTCTAGACAGTCTCAAG ACTGGAGCCATTCAGGTGGAAACCTACAAAGACAATGACTTAAGCATTGGTGCCCAGTTGAATGTTTGGGGACGTAAGATCGTTCTCTGCGACTGTGATGATTTCACCAAAGAGTTCTTCAGAACCAAATATGGaatta ATGACTTTGCTGCGATACCTTACAAGAGACAGGCTGAGCCTGCAAAATCGCGAGAGGTTCCACCATACAATGGCTTTGGTTCTGAAGAGGATTCTCTCTGCTCATGCGCTGGTCTTCTGCCCAAGCCACCACGACGTGACTTTGTAAAGTTCATGGAGAAAGATAG GTGCGGGCTAGAGAGCAATGTGCTTCGATTCCTCGCTAAGATGGATACGACAAAGCCTATTGATATCGACCGACGGTTTATCATAAGCTACTTCCTGGCCGATGACACCCTCCTTGTGTTTGAGCCTCCTGTTAGAAACTCTG GTATGGGTGGCGGCAAGTTCCTAGAGAGACAACGAGTCAAGAAGCCTAACCAGCCAAGATATGGCATAGAGCTAAGTGAATACTATCAGGCTTCCGATATGTTTGTTGGAAACACTGTTGAGCTCAATAGGTTCAAGTTCACCATCATCGATGCTGATGAGTATGCCTTTAGATACATGGAGCAGCACTCTGCAGAG TTCCCCAAATGTTCTCATCAATACATCTTGGACAAGATTCGAGGTGGCACCAGCCAGCAGGTGGAAGATGTTCTCTCCGCTTTCCAGAAGTCAGATCCATCTCGAAGTGGTTGCATCAACTATGATGACTTTATTGGCATTATACAATCTGTTAACTCCGATATCAGCGCCCAGGAGATTATGACCTTAGCCAGACTTTATGG TGAGAGAACACAAGACAACCATGTACAGACATCAGGGCTAGTATATCTTATCCAAGATAGCCTGAGAAAGCATAACTTTGACATTCGCACCAACAAGCTACAGGAAGCACTACTGCAAAGAGATGCGCAAAA GCAGGGATATCTGAGTGAGAATGAGGTGGTGACAGCATGCAAGTCTATTCGAGTGCCTGTACCAAGAGACATGCTGGCTGCGCTAGTGGCTAG